In the genome of Phycisphaerales bacterium, one region contains:
- a CDS encoding aminotransferase class V-fold PLP-dependent enzyme — MPPFDPIAALANMRHEFGEHGGVNMSVEASATFTVLRAATMPEIFQGARGPEAGGCYLYGRHFNPTVYVLGRELAALEGTAAAYCCASGMSAIACSLLGLTETGDHIVAGNALYGGTFALLKEFFPRNCGIRTTFVNVDDWAAIEAAITPRTRVLYFETLTNPTLMVADIPRLAEIAHRHRAQLVIDNTFAPLIVSPAQLGADVVVYSLTKFINGAADCIAGAICGRQEFIIHLMDLHDGALMLLGPTMDPHVAFNISLRLPHLGLRMVEHSRRAACFAERLAALGLPVTYPGLPTHPQHEVLRRIANPDYGYGGLLGLDLGTTARANAFMETLQNEDRFGFMAVSLGYFDTLMSCSGASTSSELAPEDQSRAGISPGYVRLSIGYTGTLEQRWQQFEDALRQHGLLPRSTHVLA, encoded by the coding sequence ATGCCCCCCTTTGATCCGATTGCGGCCCTTGCAAACATGCGGCACGAGTTCGGCGAGCATGGCGGGGTCAACATGTCCGTCGAGGCCAGTGCAACCTTCACGGTGCTCCGTGCCGCGACCATGCCAGAGATCTTTCAGGGGGCCCGCGGCCCCGAGGCGGGGGGTTGCTATCTCTACGGCCGGCACTTCAACCCGACCGTCTATGTGCTGGGCCGCGAACTGGCGGCGCTCGAGGGCACCGCGGCTGCGTACTGCTGTGCCAGCGGGATGAGTGCGATTGCCTGCAGTTTGCTGGGGCTGACCGAGACGGGCGATCATATCGTGGCCGGCAATGCCCTGTACGGTGGCACGTTTGCGCTCCTCAAGGAATTCTTCCCGCGCAACTGTGGCATCCGAACGACGTTCGTGAACGTGGACGACTGGGCTGCGATCGAGGCGGCAATCACACCGCGTACCCGTGTGCTGTACTTTGAGACGCTGACCAATCCCACCCTGATGGTGGCTGACATCCCGCGCCTGGCTGAGATCGCCCACCGTCATCGGGCCCAGCTTGTCATCGACAATACGTTTGCCCCGCTGATCGTCTCACCGGCACAACTCGGTGCCGATGTCGTGGTTTACAGTCTGACCAAGTTCATCAACGGCGCCGCGGACTGCATCGCGGGCGCGATCTGCGGCCGGCAGGAGTTCATCATCCACCTGATGGACCTCCACGACGGGGCGCTCATGCTGCTTGGCCCGACGATGGATCCGCATGTGGCGTTCAACATCAGTTTGCGCCTGCCGCACTTGGGATTACGGATGGTTGAGCACAGCCGGCGTGCGGCCTGTTTTGCGGAGCGCCTCGCGGCGCTCGGCCTGCCGGTCACCTATCCCGGTCTGCCCACACACCCCCAGCACGAAGTGCTCCGGCGAATAGCCAACCCCGACTACGGCTACGGTGGCCTGCTCGGCCTCGACCTCGGCACCACCGCCCGTGCCAACGCGTTCATGGAAACCCTGCAGAATGAGGACCGCTTCGGATTCATGGCTGTTTCGCTTGGTTATTTCGACACGCTGATGTCCTGTTCCGGGGCCAGCACTTCGAGCGAACTGGCACCCGAAGACCAGTCCCGTGCCGGTATCTCACCCGGTTACGTCCGACTCTCCATTGGGTACACGGGCACGCTCGAACAGCGTTGGCAGCAGTTTGAAGATGCCCTGCGCCAGCACGGCTTGTTGCCGCGCTCCACCCACGTACTGGCCTGA
- the tadA gene encoding Flp pilus assembly complex ATPase component TadA: MARRRKKLGEILTGWNIISPDALQQAISYAAEHGMRIGEALVKLELASEEDVTKALAAQFDLEYVDLDKNVQVPAAMNLLPEKVIKDERVLPLKQEGNRLKIIISDPLDLELQDKLRFLLNMELDCALAPLSKIQRFIDHFMNRVDEKSIDEAIQEIDRDADLHAKETEALKKAMEEEAEAPIIRLLNLLIGEAVRMRASDIHIEPMADRVRVRYRIDGVCIERDTIPKSMQGPVIARLKIMAGIDIAEKRLPQDGRIKMHFGTSAIDFRVSALPAYHGESVVLRILRPDSVKVGITGLGFEEDDYERFQQIIRQPNGIFLVTGPTGSGKTTTLYAALQELNRPDRKIITAEDPVEYNFTGMNQCQVRDEIGLSFARILRAMLRQAPNIILVGEIRDREVGEVAVQAALTGHLVFSTLHTNDAPSAVTRLIDMGIKPFLVASSIQAIMAQRLARTICKECREIDASPDRFVLKMVNITDDDLVGHHLYKGRGCNRCQNTGYRGRQGIFEMLEMTNEVRELAFHRAPASDLRRAAVAAGMRTLLQDGKRKILRGITTAEEVARITQAEGIIADE, from the coding sequence ATGGCACGACGTCGCAAGAAGCTGGGCGAGATTCTCACCGGCTGGAACATCATTTCGCCCGATGCGCTGCAACAGGCAATCTCGTACGCCGCTGAACATGGGATGCGGATCGGCGAAGCGCTGGTCAAGCTGGAACTGGCCAGCGAAGAGGATGTGACCAAGGCGCTCGCGGCCCAGTTCGACCTGGAGTACGTCGACCTCGACAAGAATGTCCAGGTTCCAGCGGCCATGAACCTGCTGCCCGAAAAGGTCATCAAGGACGAGCGGGTCCTGCCGCTCAAGCAGGAGGGGAACCGGCTCAAGATCATCATTTCCGACCCGCTCGACCTCGAACTGCAGGACAAGCTGCGGTTCCTGCTCAACATGGAGCTGGACTGCGCCCTGGCGCCGCTCAGCAAGATCCAGCGGTTCATCGACCACTTCATGAACCGCGTCGACGAGAAGAGTATCGACGAGGCGATCCAGGAGATCGACCGCGACGCCGACCTGCATGCCAAGGAGACCGAGGCCCTCAAGAAGGCGATGGAGGAGGAAGCCGAGGCCCCGATCATCCGGCTCCTCAACCTGCTGATCGGCGAAGCCGTACGCATGCGCGCATCCGACATCCACATTGAACCGATGGCCGACCGCGTGCGGGTGCGCTATCGCATCGACGGCGTCTGCATCGAGCGTGATACCATCCCCAAGAGCATGCAGGGGCCGGTGATTGCCCGTCTGAAGATCATGGCAGGTATCGACATCGCCGAAAAGCGCCTCCCGCAGGACGGCCGCATCAAGATGCACTTCGGCACGTCGGCAATCGACTTCCGTGTGAGCGCGCTGCCGGCGTACCACGGTGAGAGCGTGGTCCTGCGTATTCTGCGGCCGGACTCCGTGAAGGTCGGCATCACCGGCCTCGGTTTCGAAGAGGACGACTACGAGCGGTTCCAGCAGATCATCCGACAACCCAACGGCATCTTTCTCGTCACAGGCCCGACCGGCTCGGGCAAGACCACCACGCTGTACGCCGCCTTGCAGGAACTCAACCGGCCGGACCGGAAGATCATCACGGCGGAGGATCCGGTCGAGTACAACTTCACGGGCATGAACCAGTGCCAGGTGCGCGATGAGATCGGGCTGTCGTTCGCCCGTATTCTGCGCGCCATGCTGCGCCAGGCGCCCAACATCATCCTGGTGGGTGAGATTCGTGACCGCGAAGTCGGCGAGGTGGCCGTACAGGCCGCCCTCACGGGTCACCTGGTCTTCAGCACGCTGCACACGAACGACGCGCCGAGCGCCGTCACGCGCCTGATCGACATGGGGATCAAGCCGTTTCTCGTGGCGTCGTCGATCCAGGCGATCATGGCGCAGCGGCTCGCTCGCACGATCTGCAAGGAGTGCCGCGAGATCGACGCTTCCCCCGACCGCTTCGTGCTCAAGATGGTCAACATCACCGACGACGACCTGGTCGGCCACCATCTCTACAAGGGCCGTGGCTGCAATCGCTGCCAGAACACCGGGTACCGCGGCCGGCAAGGCATCTTTGAGATGCTGGAAATGACGAACGAGGTGCGCGAACTCGCCTTCCACCGGGCGCCGGCGAGCGATCTGCGCCGGGCCGCCGTCGCCGCCGGAATGCGTACCCTGCTGCAGGACGGCAAGCGTAAGATTTTGCGGGGCATCACGACGGCCGAGGAAGTTGCCCGTATCACGCAGGCCGAGGGTATTATTGCTGACGAGTAA
- a CDS encoding type IV pilus twitching motility protein PilT: protein MATVHIDRLLETCIRVGASDIHLHVNRPPVLRVDGRLRSLETKSLEPDDTVALMKSVTPERNQQELQEEGGTDYGFAFGDKGRFRVSVFRQKGNISMVLRLIPSKILSFDEIGLPKIVKSLCHRPRGLFLVTGPTGSGKTTTLATMLDYINRNRDDHIISIEDPIEYYHTHVRCCFTQREVGVDVPSFAEALRRSLRMDPDVILVGEMRDLETIEAAIRAAETGHLVFATLHTTGAQGTINRIIDAFPVNQQEQIRVQLSTNMLAVLSQTLVPKKGVGGRVAAYEFLVITPAISNLIRENKTYRIDSAIQTGKKFGMQLLDDHLWNLYEADVVAAEECVDRARNPSEFQAKIDAKLRGLAGPGGLMQKKSYEEKQLEEEAGS, encoded by the coding sequence GTGGCTACCGTACACATTGATCGTCTGTTGGAAACGTGCATCCGCGTCGGCGCATCCGACATTCACCTGCATGTGAACCGCCCGCCCGTACTGCGGGTGGATGGCCGCCTGCGTTCGCTGGAAACCAAGTCGCTCGAACCGGATGACACCGTCGCGCTGATGAAGTCGGTCACACCCGAGCGCAACCAGCAGGAACTACAGGAGGAAGGCGGCACGGACTACGGCTTCGCCTTCGGCGACAAGGGCCGCTTCCGTGTATCGGTGTTCCGGCAGAAGGGCAACATCTCGATGGTGCTGCGCCTCATTCCGTCGAAGATTCTGTCCTTCGACGAGATCGGCCTGCCCAAGATCGTAAAGAGTCTCTGCCACCGCCCGCGCGGACTCTTCCTGGTCACGGGGCCGACGGGTTCCGGCAAGACGACGACGCTCGCGACCATGCTGGACTACATCAACCGCAATCGCGATGACCACATCATCTCGATCGAGGACCCGATCGAGTACTATCACACGCACGTGCGCTGCTGCTTTACGCAGCGCGAAGTGGGCGTCGACGTGCCGAGCTTCGCGGAAGCTCTGCGCCGCTCGTTGCGCATGGATCCGGACGTCATCCTCGTCGGCGAAATGCGCGACTTGGAGACGATTGAAGCCGCCATCCGCGCGGCGGAAACGGGCCACCTGGTGTTCGCCACGCTGCACACCACCGGCGCCCAGGGCACGATCAACCGCATCATCGACGCCTTTCCGGTGAACCAGCAGGAGCAGATCCGCGTCCAGCTCAGTACCAACATGCTCGCGGTGCTGTCGCAGACGCTGGTGCCCAAGAAGGGCGTCGGCGGCCGTGTGGCCGCGTACGAGTTTCTCGTGATCACCCCCGCCATCTCCAACCTGATCCGCGAGAACAAGACCTACCGCATCGACTCGGCCATCCAGACCGGCAAGAAGTTCGGCATGCAACTGCTCGACGACCACCTCTGGAACCTCTACGAGGCCGATGTGGTGGCGGCCGAGGAATGCGTCGACCGAGCCCGCAATCCTTCCGAGTTCCAGGCCAAGATCGATGCGAAGCTGCGCGGCCTGGCCGGCCCCGGCGGCCTGATGCAGAAGAAAAGCTACGAGGAGAAGCAGCTTGAGGAGGAGGCGGGCAGCTGA
- a CDS encoding metallophosphoesterase: MSVDQANRRPILLEGQHGKGRYVLSSLYLDALYAPDGTLAAPAEYEAAARSLFGNLRGYVQAVVAGESPEVTVTPPYKDPELLPFVPGSFTLIALPDTQMYAERYPQHFHNQTQWIVDHREKFNIQYVLHLGDITNRNTPEQWEVAQAALRRLDGKVPYALAPGNHDYGPGGNASDRTTLLNEYFSVAEHTKWPTFGGVMEPGKLDNSYHVFEAGGAKFLVLALEWGPRLDTVAWANRIAAEHPEHRKILITHAYMYSDETRYNWKTRGADQRWNPHLYGTSKQPGGVTDGQELWERLVSQHSGFILTMNGHVLNDGQALLTEEGAHGDRIHQVLCNYQTWREGGEGYLRIIEFLPDGETVQMKSYSPSLDRYLTAPEHQFVLKLKPGLRAKR; encoded by the coding sequence ATGTCTGTCGATCAGGCGAATCGGCGGCCCATCCTGCTCGAGGGGCAGCATGGAAAGGGGCGGTACGTGCTGTCTTCGCTGTATCTCGACGCGCTGTACGCGCCTGATGGGACGCTCGCGGCACCTGCAGAATACGAAGCGGCGGCCCGCTCCCTCTTTGGCAATCTGCGCGGCTACGTGCAGGCGGTGGTGGCGGGGGAGTCGCCTGAGGTGACGGTGACGCCACCCTACAAGGATCCGGAGCTGCTGCCGTTTGTCCCCGGCTCCTTCACGCTGATTGCTTTACCGGATACACAGATGTACGCGGAGCGCTACCCGCAGCACTTTCACAACCAGACGCAGTGGATTGTGGACCATCGGGAAAAGTTCAACATCCAATACGTTCTACACTTAGGCGACATCACCAACCGCAACACCCCGGAGCAGTGGGAGGTGGCCCAGGCGGCCCTGCGCCGGTTGGACGGTAAGGTGCCCTATGCGCTCGCACCGGGTAACCACGACTACGGTCCGGGGGGCAACGCCTCCGACCGAACGACCCTCCTGAACGAGTACTTCAGTGTGGCTGAACATACCAAGTGGCCGACGTTTGGCGGCGTGATGGAACCGGGCAAGCTGGATAACTCGTACCACGTCTTCGAAGCGGGCGGTGCGAAATTCCTGGTCCTGGCGCTCGAGTGGGGGCCGCGGCTGGACACCGTCGCCTGGGCCAATCGCATTGCGGCCGAGCATCCGGAGCACCGCAAGATACTGATTACACACGCCTACATGTACTCCGACGAAACCCGCTACAACTGGAAGACACGTGGCGCGGACCAGCGCTGGAATCCGCACTTGTACGGGACGTCGAAGCAACCCGGCGGCGTGACGGATGGCCAGGAATTGTGGGAGCGGCTGGTCAGTCAGCACTCGGGTTTCATCCTCACCATGAACGGGCACGTGCTGAACGATGGGCAGGCGTTGCTCACGGAAGAGGGCGCCCACGGCGATCGTATCCATCAGGTGCTCTGCAACTACCAGACCTGGCGCGAAGGCGGTGAGGGGTACCTGCGGATCATCGAATTTCTGCCGGACGGGGAGACCGTCCAGATGAAGTCGTACTCGCCGTCGCTGGACCGTTACCTGACGGCTCCGGAACACCAGTTCGTCCTGAAGCTGAAGCCGGGCTTGCGGGCGAAGCGTTGA
- a CDS encoding sigma-70 family RNA polymerase sigma factor — protein MDTTPPSLLMRVRDPADHVAWAEFDRRYRDWLIRFFRRRGVRHIDAEDLTQRVFSGLLKGLPQFVYDRKRGSFRGYLFRCAQHVLSAWATCPGHRHRPLDIRVDLGDSINGDSDPAAARIWEEEWVAHHFRLAFATLRADASPRDLLILERSLAGIDIHALAGEFAMEEQAVYKARQRIRRRLEQLIATQVAEEDQME, from the coding sequence ATGGATACGACGCCTCCATCGCTATTGATGCGCGTGCGTGATCCCGCGGACCACGTCGCCTGGGCGGAGTTCGACCGTCGCTACCGCGATTGGCTGATCCGCTTCTTTCGACGCCGTGGAGTACGCCACATCGACGCTGAGGATCTCACTCAGCGCGTCTTTTCCGGGCTGCTGAAGGGACTGCCCCAGTTCGTCTACGATCGGAAGCGCGGGAGTTTCCGCGGCTACCTCTTCCGCTGTGCCCAGCACGTTCTATCTGCTTGGGCAACTTGTCCAGGCCACCGGCATCGACCGCTAGATATAAGGGTGGACCTGGGTGATTCCATAAATGGTGACAGCGACCCGGCCGCAGCGAGGATCTGGGAAGAGGAGTGGGTGGCACACCACTTCCGGCTCGCCTTTGCGACCTTGCGAGCCGACGCTTCCCCGCGGGATCTCTTGATCCTGGAGCGCAGTCTGGCCGGCATCGACATCCACGCACTGGCTGGCGAATTCGCGATGGAGGAGCAGGCCGTCTACAAGGCGCGACAGCGAATCCGGCGCCGCCTCGAGCAGTTGATCGCAACGCAGGTAGCGGAAGAGGATCAGATGGAATGA
- a CDS encoding cupin domain-containing protein — MAAVYIPAQNRTLDAAVEIQAFLAPLGLTYERWPVQEKCSPDAPAEEILAAYAPEIATLKERGGYVTADVIDIKPELPGLDALLAKFSREHRHTEDEVRFIVKGRGLFHLHPEGHDVFSITVESGDLLTVPAGMRHWFDLCVDRTIRAIRLFQDPAGWTPFYEEQGLHNNFEPVCWGPSYLPPGGALPGLVR; from the coding sequence ATGGCAGCCGTTTACATTCCCGCGCAGAACCGCACACTGGATGCGGCCGTGGAGATCCAGGCGTTCTTGGCGCCGCTCGGCCTGACCTACGAGCGCTGGCCGGTGCAGGAGAAGTGCTCCCCCGATGCACCCGCGGAAGAGATTCTTGCTGCGTATGCACCGGAGATCGCGACGCTGAAGGAGCGCGGCGGTTACGTTACAGCCGACGTGATTGACATCAAGCCGGAATTGCCGGGGCTTGATGCGCTGCTCGCGAAGTTCAGCCGCGAGCATCGCCACACGGAGGACGAGGTGCGATTCATCGTGAAGGGCCGCGGGCTGTTTCATCTGCACCCCGAAGGGCATGACGTGTTCTCGATTACCGTTGAGAGTGGCGACCTGCTCACCGTGCCGGCGGGCATGCGGCATTGGTTCGACCTGTGTGTCGACCGCACCATCCGTGCAATCCGCCTGTTTCAAGACCCGGCCGGCTGGACCCCGTTCTACGAAGAGCAGGGGCTGCACAACAACTTCGAGCCCGTCTGTTGGGGGCCGAGTTACCTGCCGCCCGGTGGCGCGCTGCCGGGATTGGTGCGCTGA
- the mtnC gene encoding acireductone synthase, with protein MVAYRVRGVLLDIEGTTSAVSYVYDVLFPYARARLAEFLALHGADPEVRQARAQVEADAGAKFTDERALVAHLHDLMTRDVKATGLKALQGLIWARGYAAGELRSHVFADVPPALAGWNQAGLDVRIYSSGSSTAQQVFFAHTEYGDLTPWLRGHYDTTMGPKQAAASYTQIAAQFGLAPRTIVFLSDVSAELDAAAAVGMLTVLVTRPGNKSVPTSEHAVITNFAELLLTRG; from the coding sequence ATGGTGGCCTACCGGGTCCGTGGGGTGTTGCTCGATATCGAGGGCACGACCTCGGCGGTGTCCTACGTGTACGACGTGCTCTTTCCGTACGCGCGCGCGCGGCTCGCGGAGTTTCTCGCCCTGCACGGCGCGGATCCGGAGGTGCGGCAGGCCCGGGCACAGGTCGAGGCGGACGCCGGCGCGAAGTTTACGGACGAACGCGCGCTCGTGGCTCACCTGCACGATCTCATGACGCGTGACGTCAAGGCCACGGGGCTGAAGGCCCTGCAGGGCCTCATCTGGGCGCGCGGCTATGCGGCCGGGGAACTGCGGTCGCACGTGTTCGCCGATGTGCCGCCGGCGCTGGCGGGGTGGAACCAGGCAGGCCTGGACGTGCGGATCTACTCGTCAGGCAGCAGCACGGCACAGCAAGTTTTCTTTGCACATACTGAGTACGGTGACCTGACGCCGTGGCTGCGCGGCCACTACGACACCACCATGGGTCCGAAACAGGCGGCTGCGAGCTATACGCAGATCGCAGCGCAGTTCGGGCTGGCGCCGCGCACGATCGTGTTCCTGTCCGATGTGTCCGCCGAACTCGATGCCGCCGCTGCGGTCGGGATGCTTACGGTGCTCGTGACACGGCCTGGAAATAAGTCCGTACCTACCAGTGAACATGCGGTGATCACAAATTTCGCGGAGTTGCTGTTGACACGTGGCTGA
- the trxB gene encoding thioredoxin-disulfide reductase: MSSDNTAKVVIIGSGPAGLTACIYAARAALEPVCFEGYNAGGLIPGGQLMFTTDVENYPGFPKGIMGPEMMKAFRDQAERFGTRLIREDVEKVDLSQRPFVVKSYEHEIRAHALIIATGARANWLNLENEQRLAKNGGGVSACAVCDGAIPLYRNQDLIVVGGGDSAVEEGTYLTKYARKVYLVHRRDELRASKAMQERFFKYVEQGKMEPLWNTTIVDVLGDDLITGVRLKDVHTGAERDFPCKGLFLAIGHTPNTELFRGTLDVDDKGYLRIAKPGSTYTNVAGVFAAGDVADHVYRQAVTAAGTGCMAALDAERWLAAQGID; this comes from the coding sequence ATGAGCAGCGACAACACGGCGAAAGTAGTGATCATTGGTTCGGGACCGGCGGGTTTGACGGCGTGCATCTATGCCGCCCGAGCCGCTCTGGAACCGGTGTGTTTCGAGGGTTACAACGCCGGCGGACTGATTCCCGGTGGCCAGCTCATGTTCACCACCGATGTGGAGAACTATCCCGGGTTTCCCAAGGGCATCATGGGTCCCGAGATGATGAAGGCCTTCCGGGACCAGGCCGAGCGCTTCGGCACACGCCTGATTCGTGAAGACGTCGAGAAGGTCGACCTGTCGCAGCGCCCGTTCGTGGTCAAATCCTATGAGCACGAGATTCGGGCGCACGCCCTGATTATCGCAACCGGCGCTCGGGCCAATTGGCTGAACCTCGAGAATGAGCAGCGGCTCGCAAAGAACGGCGGCGGGGTTTCGGCCTGTGCCGTGTGCGACGGGGCGATCCCGCTGTACCGCAATCAGGATCTGATCGTGGTGGGCGGGGGCGACTCGGCCGTCGAAGAAGGCACCTACCTGACGAAGTACGCCCGGAAGGTCTACCTCGTTCACCGCCGGGACGAGTTACGCGCCAGCAAGGCGATGCAGGAACGTTTTTTCAAATATGTCGAGCAGGGCAAAATGGAACCGCTCTGGAACACAACCATCGTCGATGTGCTGGGCGACGACCTGATCACCGGCGTCCGCTTGAAGGACGTCCACACGGGTGCGGAGCGCGACTTCCCGTGCAAGGGACTGTTCCTCGCCATCGGGCACACTCCGAATACCGAGCTGTTTCGAGGCACGCTCGACGTGGACGACAAGGGCTACTTGCGCATTGCCAAGCCCGGCTCGACCTATACGAACGTCGCGGGTGTTTTTGCCGCGGGTGACGTCGCGGACCACGTCTACCGGCAGGCCGTGACGGCCGCCGGCACGGGCTGCATGGCCGCACTCGATGCGGAACGCTGGCTGGCGGCGCAGGGCATCGACTAG
- a CDS encoding serine/threonine protein kinase, producing the protein MKPDEPWSSAVDGGSAPLPDPIRALCTGSLEDGAWFRQVAEYVQRPILGHVGPFELLVEAGRGGQGVVYRARQSRPARDVALKRLAAGVFATPAMRARFEREIEAAAALNHPNIVAVFGAQDVDGQLIVALQWIDGVPLDAWARPAGTRPRDISEVVGVFRKICDAVQHAHQRGVIHRDLKPSNVLVDAAGEPHVLDFGLAARPDDSAATARLTFSGAMLGTPAFAPPEQLRCAAAKVDVRSDVYSLGAMMFLCLAGEPPVDPKLPPGELARCIEREGPRPLERLAPGIGRELCAIVRKALQAEPRNRYASVDALRLDLERYVRGEPVLAHPPTLAYHLRKFALRHRVTVGFALGYVLLATAATAISTTLYWRAEQERSRADSEAQQAQVALGQATRESHSAFAIREFLQNMLLSAGRTGSVQGPTLTVREMLDRASERLDHSSTRMDAAAEGALRLTIGDAYRELGLDAAAEPHYRMALERRREVFGEDSAQVAQCLDALGRTYRVLGRPVEAEAAVTGAWEIYVRILPPDSGYLAVTASSMGLVKRSLRKYDEALQWYHEALRRYTECWGPDNNTMPVLHTNLGIVHVHLGQFEQAEAHLRESVERCRSLHQDTPHFDTAWAMSNLADVLTKRGRPASEVEPLYEESQRMLVALHGREHPRLGLLLQRYARFLSRDGRTLEALELLAAAETIFLANERWGDVLTNTVQVSEVLRDSGCVGEALTRLVDVLVVDAARTTAGDPRAADVHLALGRLLLEVGEAHRATEHLRTAVAIYSAAGEHLHTEAEQARGLLAELEPAPAP; encoded by the coding sequence ATGAAACCCGATGAACCGTGGAGCAGCGCTGTCGACGGCGGATCGGCTCCGCTGCCGGATCCGATCCGCGCCCTATGCACCGGCTCCTTGGAAGATGGCGCGTGGTTTCGACAAGTCGCCGAGTACGTGCAACGTCCGATCCTCGGGCACGTCGGGCCTTTCGAGCTGCTCGTGGAAGCCGGTCGCGGCGGTCAGGGAGTGGTCTACCGTGCCAGGCAGTCCCGGCCGGCGCGCGATGTGGCACTCAAGCGACTTGCGGCCGGGGTGTTCGCGACACCAGCGATGCGCGCCCGCTTCGAGCGCGAAATCGAGGCCGCAGCGGCCCTCAATCACCCGAACATTGTCGCGGTTTTCGGCGCCCAGGACGTCGACGGTCAACTGATCGTCGCCCTGCAATGGATCGACGGCGTGCCGCTGGATGCCTGGGCCCGTCCCGCGGGAACCCGGCCGCGTGACATCAGCGAGGTCGTGGGCGTCTTCCGCAAGATCTGCGACGCCGTGCAGCATGCCCACCAGCGCGGCGTCATCCATCGCGATCTCAAACCCTCCAACGTGCTTGTCGATGCGGCCGGAGAGCCCCACGTCCTGGATTTCGGGCTTGCGGCCCGGCCGGATGATTCGGCTGCCACCGCTCGACTGACCTTCTCCGGCGCCATGCTGGGCACGCCTGCGTTCGCCCCGCCGGAACAGTTGCGTTGTGCGGCTGCCAAAGTGGATGTGCGCAGCGATGTCTATTCCCTGGGTGCGATGATGTTCCTGTGCCTGGCGGGCGAGCCGCCGGTGGACCCGAAACTGCCCCCTGGGGAGCTTGCCCGTTGTATCGAGCGTGAAGGTCCACGACCGTTGGAGCGCCTCGCACCCGGCATCGGTCGCGAACTGTGTGCGATCGTAAGGAAGGCCCTGCAAGCCGAGCCACGGAATCGCTATGCGTCGGTCGATGCGCTGCGACTGGATCTCGAACGTTATGTGCGCGGAGAGCCGGTACTCGCGCACCCTCCGACCCTGGCGTATCACCTGCGCAAATTCGCCCTGCGTCACCGCGTCACTGTCGGTTTCGCCTTGGGATACGTGCTGCTGGCGACGGCTGCGACCGCGATCAGTACCACCCTCTATTGGCGTGCGGAGCAGGAGCGCAGCCGCGCGGACTCCGAAGCCCAGCAGGCACAGGTCGCACTGGGGCAGGCCACCCGGGAGTCGCATTCGGCTTTCGCCATTCGTGAATTCCTACAGAACATGTTGTTGTCCGCTGGGCGTACTGGCTCCGTGCAGGGGCCAACACTCACCGTCCGCGAAATGCTGGACCGGGCCTCCGAGCGCCTTGACCACTCCAGCACGCGGATGGATGCGGCGGCCGAGGGTGCGCTGCGCCTCACGATCGGTGACGCCTACCGCGAACTGGGTTTAGATGCCGCGGCGGAACCGCACTACCGCATGGCACTCGAACGCCGCCGGGAAGTGTTCGGTGAGGATTCCGCGCAGGTTGCCCAGTGTCTCGATGCGCTTGGTCGTACCTACCGCGTGCTGGGGCGTCCCGTGGAGGCCGAGGCCGCCGTGACAGGTGCCTGGGAGATCTATGTCCGGATCCTGCCGCCCGATTCCGGCTACCTGGCGGTGACGGCCAGCAGCATGGGACTCGTCAAACGCTCGCTACGTAAATACGACGAAGCTCTGCAGTGGTATCATGAAGCCCTGCGACGCTACACGGAGTGCTGGGGACCCGACAACAACACCATGCCCGTGCTCCATACCAACCTCGGCATCGTGCATGTTCACCTGGGGCAATTCGAGCAGGCCGAAGCGCACCTGCGCGAGTCGGTCGAACGCTGTCGCAGTCTGCATCAGGACACGCCGCATTTCGACACCGCATGGGCCATGTCCAATCTCGCCGACGTACTCACGAAGCGCGGCCGACCCGCCAGCGAAGTAGAACCACTTTACGAGGAATCTCAGCGCATGCTGGTGGCGTTGCACGGCCGAGAACACCCGCGCCTCGGATTGCTCCTGCAGCGTTACGCGCGTTTCCTCTCGCGCGACGGCCGGACACTGGAAGCCCTCGAACTCCTGGCTGCGGCCGAAACCATCTTCCTCGCGAACGAGCGGTGGGGTGATGTGCTCACCAACACGGTGCAGGTTTCCGAAGTGCTCCGCGATTCGGGCTGTGTCGGCGAGGCCCTCACGCGGCTTGTCGACGTGCTGGTGGTCGACGCGGCCCGTACGACTGCCGGAGACCCGCGCGCCGCGGACGTGCATCTCGCCCTCGGGCGCTTACTCCTTGAGGTCGGCGAGGCGCACCGCGCCACGGAGCACCTGCGCACGGCGGTTGCGATTTACTCCGCGGCCGGCGAACACCTTCACACTGAAGCGGAGCAGGCACGGGGCTTGCTTGCGGAACTTGAACCGGCGCCGGCGCCGTGA